Below is a window of Enterobacter kobei DNA.
TGCTCAGACCTTCCGCGCCGCAGAAACGCGAGTGGGCGAACGGCAGGTCAGCAGAGATGCACAGCACGACAGTGTCTTTCATCTCGGTGGCGAGCTGGTTGAATTTGCGCACAGACGCGGCGCAGACGCCGGTATCAATGCTCGGGAAGACGTTCAGTACTTTACGTTTGCCCGCAAACTGCGCCAGCGTGACATCCGTTAAATCTTTCGCCACCAGCGTGAATGCCGGCGCTTTGCTGCCAGCCTGAGGAATGGTGCCGGCAACGGCGACCGGATTGCCCTGAAAATGAACGAGTTGTGACATGAATACCTTCCTGTTTACATATAGTTAACGTCGCAGCTAGTTTACGGGATTAATCCTGAACTCAGCAAACCTATTTTCATCACTATACTGTCCACATCGCGCCTGAGGAGTAATGGAATGAGAACCGTCAAGGTCTATGAAGAGAACTGGCCGCTGCACTCGCCCTTTGTAATTTCGCGGGGCAGCCGCAATGAAGCGCGGGTGGTGGTGGTTGAACTGGAAGAAGCGGGCGTGCGGGCGGTGGGGGAATGTACGCCCTATCCGCGCTATGGCGAAAGCGATGCCTCAGTGATCGCGCAAATCATGACCGTGGTACCGCAGCTGGAGTCCGGGCTGACGCGCCAGCAACTGCAATCGTTATTGCCACCGGGCGCCGCGCGTAATGCGGTCGACAGCGCCCTGTGGGATCTGGAAGCGCGTCACGCCGGACAAAGCCTGATGGAGCACCTGCACGTACCGCTCACAGGCACGGTGACCACCGCGCAGACTGTGGTGATCGGCACCCCGCAGCAGATGGCGTCCAGTGCGGCAATGTTGTGGGAAAAGGGCGCACGTCTGCTGAAGGTGAAGCTCGATGATACCTGGATTAGCGAACGCCTGGTGGCGGTACGCTCGGCAGTGCCCGACGCCACGCTGATTGTCGATGCCAATGAATCCTGGCACAGCGAAGGGCTGGCGGCGCGCTGTCAGTTGCTGGCGGATCTGGGGGTGGCGATGCTGGAGCAGCCATTGCCCGCCAGCGACGACGCCATGCTGGCGAATTTTATCCATCCGCTGCCCATTTGCGCCGACGAAAGTTGTCACACGCGCAGCAGCCTGCAAAATTTGCAGGGCCGCTATGAGATGATCAACATCAAGCTGGATAAAACCGGCGGCCTGACTGAGGCGCTGGCGCTGGCGGAAGCGGCCTCAGCGCAGGGGCTAGGACTGATGCTCGGCTGTATGCTCTGCACCTCGCGGGCCATCAGTGCGGCGCTGCCCCTGGCGGGCAAAGTACGCTTCGCCGATCTGGATGGCCCGACCTGGCTGGCGGTGGATGTCGAGCCAGGACTGCGCTTTTCCACCGGTCAGCTTCACCTCTGAGGCGTCCAGCGCAGCAGATCCATCATTGCCTGCAAATAGATTTCGCTCGCCTCATCGTTAGAGATGGGCGGAAACTCGGCGGTGATGCAGTTCAGCCCGATGTCGGCGCACCAGCTGCCAAAGGAGCCGGGCGTTTCATAGCCGACGCTGGTGACGTGCGGCAGGGCAAATGCCTGCGCCAGCCACGCACCCAGCGCGCTTTGGGCGGGATCTTCAATACAGGCCAGCGGATCGTGAAACGATACCACCCAGGCCGGATGAATACGGTGAATCAACTGACACAGCGCCTGCGTTTCCGGTTCGGAGCCGGGCGTAGTACCGGTCTGTAGCACCACATCGCGCGCCTCAGCAGCGCTGTTCCAGCGGTATACCGTCTCTCCGGCCCGCCAGTTGGCCGCCGGGAAATTACGATTCAGATCCACGCCGTTGGCATTGGCGCGTAAACCGAGCTGGCAGCCGTCCGGGTTGACCGCCAGCACCACATGATGGTGGCGAAACGCCGGATTCAGCGCCCGTAATGCACAGGACAGCGTCACGATGGCGGCATTTTCATCGCCATGGGTACCGGCAATAATCAACCCGCTGTCCGATGAGGCCTGCGGTGCCGGGAACCAGATCAGCGGTGCACCCAGACCGGAGGTGCCATAATGTTCCGTCAGCGGGGGAAAAGCCCCTCGTTCGGCGCGCGGAAGGGAAACGGACATAGACATCCTTACTCTCTCGGGTGATGGGTAAAAGTGTTAAGCAAAACACGATCCTTTTCAAATTGTTATTTTCTTAAGTTATATGTTTGCTTTCCCTATAGTTAAAACAAATAATTACCTCATCTTTTGCCGGCCGGCACCTACTTTTGAGGGGATCTCATGAAGCATTCCGTTTCCTTAACCTGCTGTGCGCTGTTGATGTGCAGTTTTTCGTCGATTTCTGTCGCCGCCGAGGTGCCAGCGGGCGCAGTGCTGGCGAAAAAACAGGTGCTGGTACGTCATATTAAAGACGAACCTGCGTCACTCGATCCGGCTAAAGCGGTGGGTCTGCCTGAAATCCAGGTGATCCGCGATCTGTTTGAAGGGCTGGTTAATCAGAATGAGAAGGGCGAACTGGTGCCCGGCGTCGCCACTAAATGGCAAAGTAATGACAACCGCATCTGGACCTTTACCCTGCGCAACGACGTGAAATGGTCAGACGGTACGCCGGTGACCGCACAGGATTTTGTCTATAGCTGGCAACGTCTGGTCGATCCGCAAACCACCTCGCCGTTTGCCTGGTTTGCGGCGCTGGCGGGCATCAGCAATGCGCAGAATATCATTGATGGTAAGGCCACGCCGGATAAGCTTGGCGTCACCGCCGTTGATGCCCACACGCTGCGCGTTCAGCTCGATCAACCGCTGCCGTGGTTTGCTAACCTGACCGCCAGCTTTGCTTTTTATCCGGTGCAGAAAGCCAATGTGGCGCAGGGCGCAGAATGGACGAAGCCCGGCAAGCTCATTGGTAACGGTGCGTATGTGTTAAAAGATCGTGTGGTGAATGAAAAACTGGTGGCGGTGCCGAACGTTCATTACTGGGATAATGTCCACACAGTGATCCAGCAGGTCACCTTTGTACCGATCAATCAGGAGAGCGCGGCCACCAAACGCTATCTGGCGGATGACATTGATATCACCGAATCCTTCCCGAAAAACCTTTATCAGAAGCTGATGAAAGACATTCCGGGCGAGGTCTACACACCGCCACAGTTGGGCACTTATTATTACGCCTTTAATACGCAGAAAGGTCCGACCGCCGATCCGCGCGTGCGTCTGGCGCTGAGCATGACCATCGATCGCCAGCTAATGGCGGACAAAGTGCTGGGCACCGGCGAAAAACCGGCGTGGCATTTCACCCCGGACGTCACCGCAGGGTTCAAAGCCTCGCCATCGCCCTTTGCCGCGATGAGTCAGGAAGAGCGAAACGCGCAGGCGAAAACCCTGTTGCAGGCCGCAGGTTATGGCCCGCAGCGACCGCTGGATCTGACGCTGCTGTATAACACCTCGGAAACGCATCAGAAAATTGCCATTGCGGTGGCGTCGATGTGGAAGAAAAATCTGGGCGTGGATGTGAAGCTGCAAAATCAGGAGTGGAAAACCTATATCGACAGCCGCAACACCGGCAATTTCGATGTGATCCGCGCGTCATGGGTGGGGGATTACAACGAACCGTCGACCTTCCTCTCCTTGCTGACGTCCAGCCACAGCGGCAATATTTCACGCTTCAAAGACCCGGCCTACGATAAGGTGTTGAGCCAGGCGGCGCAGGAAACCACGACGGAAGCGCGTAATGCCGACTATAACGAGGCAGAAAAAATCATTGCCGAAAAAGCACCGATTGCGCCTATTTACCAGTACAGCAACGGGCGACTGATCAAACCCTGGCTGAAAGGCTATCCGATCAATAATCCGGAAGACGTGGCCTACACCCGCACGATGTATATTTTGCAGCACTGACAGACACGGGCTGGCGCGCCAGCCCGTTATCCCGCCTGATGCAGGTAAATTTCGCCGCCTTTACTGAACATCACACGATTGCGGCCTGCGGCTTTGGCGTCGTAGAGCGCCATATCCGCCCGGCGCAGCGCCGCGTCCATGTCGTTATCTTCATCCTGCAAACTGACCACGCCGCCGCATAGCCGCATCTGATGCGAGTACGGGAAATCGGTGTTTTCCACGGTTTTGCGGATGCGCTCCGCCAGCGCGATCGCCTCGCTTAACGCGGTGTCGGGCAGGAAAATAACAAACTCCTCGCCGCCAAAGCGATTAATAATGTCGCTTTCACGGCAGACGGCTTTCAGCAGCACCGCCAGGCTTATCAGCACCGCATCCCCGGCATCGTGGCCGTGTTCGTCGTTAATGACTTTGAAGTGATCGATATCCAGCGCAATCAGGCAGTGATGATCGCTGTGCCGGTAGCGGCGGGTCATCTCTTTAAAGCCGCGACGGTTATACAGACCGGTCAGCGGGTCGGTCATCGCCTCGTCGCTCAGCGCGCTGACCCGGTTGACCATCATCAGCACATGGTGATACACCGCCTCCCGCAGATTCGCGGCTTCCGCGTACCAGGCGTGAATGCCCGGCAGCGCTTTCAGCGTGCGGGTGCTGTCCTCGGAACGCGTCAGTTCAGCCAGTTTTTCCAGCGGCATGGAAATTCGCGAGGAGAGCCAGGCCACCAGCGCGATCATCAGGCTGATCACCATCAGCAAAATCCAGGTGGCGTTTTCTGCGGTCAGTGCAAGGATGCGCTGCACATTATCTGAGGTGCCGTAAATAAAGATATTCCAGCCAGTCGCTTTCAGGCTCGCATACCCCAGCAGATATTCCTGCCCCTGATGGGTGAGCAAATATTTGCCGCTCTGCTGGTGGACTAATTTATCTTTAAGTTCAGGGTTAATCGCAATATGCGCGCCTACCAGCGAGGGATCATGATTATAAATAACCGTGCCATCGTCGCTGACGATACTCACCTGAGAATCATCTTCATAGAAATGCTGGCTGATGATATTACTCAGCATACTGGGCTTTTTCAGGTAGATAGAGCCGCCCATAAATCCAAGATAGTTACCCTGGTCATCAAAAATGGGCTGGGAAATAAACACCACATAGTTTCCGGCAACAGAAACAAAAGGACTGGAAATAAAGGGTTTTTTGATGGCGATAGCATGTTGGGTAGCGGCAGAAGTGAGCTTTTGCCCTACCAGATCGAGGCTTTCCGGAGACGTCGCGGCGATCACTGCCTTGGCGGTGACAATCACCACTGAGTTAAAGAAACCGGATTGCAGGCGTAATCGTTCCGTTTCCGCATGCAGTTTATCTTCATCGCTGAGCGTTTTTATCTGCTGCGCGCTATAGGCCAGCTCCCGCTGTGCCGTGGAGAAGTAGCCATCGGTGGTGTCCGCCAGCTTTCGCGCATAGGCGATATTGCTGCTCAGCAGG
It encodes the following:
- the tpx gene encoding thiol peroxidase encodes the protein MSQLVHFQGNPVAVAGTIPQAGSKAPAFTLVAKDLTDVTLAQFAGKRKVLNVFPSIDTGVCAASVRKFNQLATEMKDTVVLCISADLPFAHSRFCGAEGLSNVITLSTLRNAEFLENYGIGITEGALKGLAARAVVVIDENDTVLFSQLVNEITNEPDYDAALAALKA
- the ycjG gene encoding L-Ala-D/L-Glu epimerase — encoded protein: MRTVKVYEENWPLHSPFVISRGSRNEARVVVVELEEAGVRAVGECTPYPRYGESDASVIAQIMTVVPQLESGLTRQQLQSLLPPGAARNAVDSALWDLEARHAGQSLMEHLHVPLTGTVTTAQTVVIGTPQQMASSAAMLWEKGARLLKVKLDDTWISERLVAVRSAVPDATLIVDANESWHSEGLAARCQLLADLGVAMLEQPLPASDDAMLANFIHPLPICADESCHTRSSLQNLQGRYEMINIKLDKTGGLTEALALAEAASAQGLGLMLGCMLCTSRAISAALPLAGKVRFADLDGPTWLAVDVEPGLRFSTGQLHL
- the mpaA gene encoding murein tripeptide amidase MpaA → MSVSLPRAERGAFPPLTEHYGTSGLGAPLIWFPAPQASSDSGLIIAGTHGDENAAIVTLSCALRALNPAFRHHHVVLAVNPDGCQLGLRANANGVDLNRNFPAANWRAGETVYRWNSAAEARDVVLQTGTTPGSEPETQALCQLIHRIHPAWVVSFHDPLACIEDPAQSALGAWLAQAFALPHVTSVGYETPGSFGSWCADIGLNCITAEFPPISNDEASEIYLQAMMDLLRWTPQR
- a CDS encoding peptide ABC transporter substrate-binding protein; its protein translation is MKHSVSLTCCALLMCSFSSISVAAEVPAGAVLAKKQVLVRHIKDEPASLDPAKAVGLPEIQVIRDLFEGLVNQNEKGELVPGVATKWQSNDNRIWTFTLRNDVKWSDGTPVTAQDFVYSWQRLVDPQTTSPFAWFAALAGISNAQNIIDGKATPDKLGVTAVDAHTLRVQLDQPLPWFANLTASFAFYPVQKANVAQGAEWTKPGKLIGNGAYVLKDRVVNEKLVAVPNVHYWDNVHTVIQQVTFVPINQESAATKRYLADDIDITESFPKNLYQKLMKDIPGEVYTPPQLGTYYYAFNTQKGPTADPRVRLALSMTIDRQLMADKVLGTGEKPAWHFTPDVTAGFKASPSPFAAMSQEERNAQAKTLLQAAGYGPQRPLDLTLLYNTSETHQKIAIAVASMWKKNLGVDVKLQNQEWKTYIDSRNTGNFDVIRASWVGDYNEPSTFLSLLTSSHSGNISRFKDPAYDKVLSQAAQETTTEARNADYNEAEKIIAEKAPIAPIYQYSNGRLIKPWLKGYPINNPEDVAYTRTMYILQH
- a CDS encoding sensor domain-containing diguanylate cyclase, with the translated sequence MFQKRIGLRSLLIILSVGSVTLTSLLLLIALWIIQKENIEDSLLSSNIAYARKLADTTDGYFSTAQRELAYSAQQIKTLSDEDKLHAETERLRLQSGFFNSVVIVTAKAVIAATSPESLDLVGQKLTSAATQHAIAIKKPFISSPFVSVAGNYVVFISQPIFDDQGNYLGFMGGSIYLKKPSMLSNIISQHFYEDDSQVSIVSDDGTVIYNHDPSLVGAHIAINPELKDKLVHQQSGKYLLTHQGQEYLLGYASLKATGWNIFIYGTSDNVQRILALTAENATWILLMVISLMIALVAWLSSRISMPLEKLAELTRSEDSTRTLKALPGIHAWYAEAANLREAVYHHVLMMVNRVSALSDEAMTDPLTGLYNRRGFKEMTRRYRHSDHHCLIALDIDHFKVINDEHGHDAGDAVLISLAVLLKAVCRESDIINRFGGEEFVIFLPDTALSEAIALAERIRKTVENTDFPYSHQMRLCGGVVSLQDEDNDMDAALRRADMALYDAKAAGRNRVMFSKGGEIYLHQAG